From the Lathyrus oleraceus cultivar Zhongwan6 chromosome 4, CAAS_Psat_ZW6_1.0, whole genome shotgun sequence genome, one window contains:
- the LOC127137787 gene encoding uncharacterized protein LOC127137787, protein MLDQALRACRTSPKEATGTTPFRLAYGHDAVLPVEIQVQAVRTQRQYEIPSEDYWSMITDELVDIDEERMLALDSLQRQKEKVARAYNKRVKGKVFAVDDLVWRVILPMDKNDKILGKWSLNWEGPFKVLQAFSNNAYEVEELAPDRRFLRVNRKYLKKYRHLLQEVKILAD, encoded by the coding sequence ATGTTAGACCAAGCCTTGCGGGCATGTCGAACGTCACCAAAAGAAGCAACTGGAACAACCCCATTTCGACTGGCTTATGGGCATGACGCAGTATTGCCAGTAGAAATTCAGGTCCAGGCGGTCAGGACCCAAAGGCAgtatgaaataccttctgaagattacTGGAGTATGATAACAGACGAATTAGTCGACATAGACGAAGAAAGAATGCTAGCATTAGACTCTCTACAAAGACAGAAAGAGAAAGTCGCCCGAGCCTACAACAAAAGGGTGAAAGGGAAAGTGTTTGCTGTCGACGATCTGGTTTGGAGGGTGATCCTGCCTATGGACAAAAATGATAAAATTTTGGGTAAGTGGTCCCTAAATTGGGAAGGACCGTTTAAGGTTTTGCAGGCCTTTTCTAATAACGCCTAcgaggtcgaagagttggcaccagaCAGGCGGTTTTTAAGAGTGAATCGAAAGTACTTGAAAAAATATAGGCatctccttcaagaggtcaaaattttGGCAGACTAA
- the LOC127075814 gene encoding calcium-dependent lipid-binding protein: MGLISGIFMGMLFGIALMAGWARMMRYRSAKRIAKAVDIKLLGSLNRDDLKKICGENLPEWISFPEYEQVKWLNKLLSKLWPFVAEAATLVIRESVEPLLEEYRPPGISSLKFSKLSLGNVAPKVEGIRVQSLTKGQIIMDIDFRWGGDPSIILAVEAHVASIPIQLKDLKVFTIIRVIFQLAEEIPCISAVVVALLAEPKPKIDYTLKAVGGSLTALPGVSDMIEDTVNAIVNDTLQWPHRIVVPLGGIPVDISELELKPQGRLEVTVVKATDLKNKEMIGKSDPYVVLYIRPLFKVKTKVINNNLNPVWDQTFELIAEDKETQSLIFEVFDEDIGQDKRLGIVKLPLIDLEVQTEKEFQLGLLSSLDTLKVKDKKDRGTLTVKVLYYQFNKEERLAALEAEKAILEERKKMKAAGVIGSTMDALDGAVSVVGSGAGLVGSGLGAGAGLVTSGLGTFTSGLTKAGKFMGRTITGHHSGSRRSGSSTPVHNAAENGGGAKPL, translated from the exons ATGGGTTTGATTTCTGGGATTTTTATGGGGATGTTATTCGGCATAGCATTGATGGCTGGATGGGCTCGTATGATGAGATACAGAAGTGCCAAGAGAATTGCAAAG GCGGTTGACATCAAGCTCCTTGGATCTCTCAACAGAGATGATTTGAAGAAAATTTGCGGTGAAAATCTTCCTGAATGGATATCTTTCCCTGAATATGAGCAG GTGAAATGGCTAAACAAGCTCCTGAGCAAACTTTGGCCATTTGTGGCAGAA GCCGCAACGTTGGTTATCAGAGAGTCTGTTGAACCTCTATTGGAAGAGTACCGACCTCCCGGAATTTCTTCGTTGAAGTTCAGCAAACTGTCACTGGGAAATGTTGCTCCAAAAGTTGAAG GTATTCGCGTGCAGAGTCTTACCAAAGGTCAAATCATAATGGACATAGATTTCCGTTGGGGTGGTGATCCGAGTATTATTTTGGCCGTTGAAGCCCATGTTGCATCGATCCCTATTCAG TTGAAGGATCTAAAAGTTTTCACCATTATCCGTGTTATATTCCAACTTGCTGAAGAGATCCCTTGCATTTCTGCTGTTGTTGTTGCTCTATTGGCCGAG CCGAAGCCAAAAATTGATTATACTCTGAAAGCTGTTGGTGGAAGCTTAACTGCTCTTCCCGGAGTTTCAGATATGATTGAG GATACTGTGAACGCAATTGTTAATGATACGCTCCAATGGCCACATAGGATTGTTGTTCCACTCGGCGGTATCCCTGTTGATATCAG TGAACTGGAGCTTAAACCTCAAGGAAGACTTGAAGTGACTGTAGTGAAAGCGACCGATTTAAAGAATAAGGAAATGATTGGAAAATCAGATCCTTACGTAGTTTTGTATATTCGACCCTTATTCAAAGTTAAAACCAAGGTTATTAATAACAACTTGAATCCTGTTTGGGATCAAACATTCGAACTGATTGCAGAAGACAAGGAGACTCAGTCACTGATTTTCGAG GTTTTTGACGAAGATATTGGACAAGATAAGCGATTGGGAATTGTGAAATTACCTCTTATTGACCTGGAAGTACAAACCGAAAAGGAGTTTCAATTGGGACTGCTGTCATCGCTCGATACACTCAAGGTTAAAGATAAGAAAGATCGAGGAACCTTGACCGTAAAG GTCTTGTATTACCAGTTTAACAAGGAGGAGCGATTGGCTGCACTAGAAGCGGAAAAAGCAATATTAGAAGAAAGGAAGAAAATGAAAGCGGCGGGGGTTATCGGTAGCACAATGGACGCACTGGACGGAGCAGTGTCGGTGGTCGGATCTGGTGCTGGACTTGTTGGAAGTGGCCTTGGCGCGGGAGCTGGACTTGTCACGAGTGGTCTTGGAACGTTCACTAGCGGTCTTACCAAGGCAGGAAAGTTTATGGGAAGAACCATAACAGGTCATCATAGTGGGTCGAGAAGGAGTGGTTCGTCTACTCCAGTTCATAATGCAGCGGAAAATGGCGGCGGTGCAAAGCCTCTATAG